One region of Wyeomyia smithii strain HCP4-BCI-WySm-NY-G18 chromosome 3, ASM2978416v1, whole genome shotgun sequence genomic DNA includes:
- the LOC129726701 gene encoding nuclear pore complex protein Nup214: protein MATPAPEGIDVTDLKFKLQSKVLIFKGNGNVSDNCNLLASASVYGLIFAGTTETQLKVLQLKDITGERVFDTPVPLRTVPLPSEPFQISISSDNGFLAIDVISNGVPFIYIYSVPSFLTASVVKLHEIRTSPEVGVRSTQILWNPVIHNMFSVRTDNSALSVYTLKEPTGIEFHSLDKNEGATCACWSPKGKQLVVGFLNGKLMQFKPDLKVARTIICPTEVLGGAFDVIALQWLSTYQFAAVFLPHAEDSVPSLFIVNAPKLGNPVFINYDDICYSQSVPRKGQVFLQHIMQWNILLMASANSMEVGILGTTETGETPTWYQWTTTDEARAELPLSSDKQETFPVGLALETGCTHEVTIGEQTFPVMPMIHMLSTYGFLVSFNVLNTTPNVPNICSPPKPIVDTSGKFDKVDINKQSIVLAPTAPHSQPSDISFVLPAGATSTPAVLKTKSFFSPSETKTSANLFGATASAVAPTAVLPSFGKQITFGGAPAVEAKSSAIGSIPPSFGVPPQSFTMPQTQSSLLKTSLNQLQKPSEASKPLITVPPIYTPPPVDSENSGSTQSGGMSQQAQQKPAYKKPEASDDNNFIIQSMIEEEMHKFEAELTNLKYRCKSLSTSVGSKDDSAAIVKNLKELQDLSVQATESTDSLTSDVQALRLSLNEAFAMVAEANSKNSIYKHPSPNQFQETHAMSQSSRRQLASLQNQLTTNSNQLQIVNKQVDAQWSSFQEASKVNSKRRMHVPSLEVLYQTLSKQQEILNRQREKLSYIKGRLGMRESIRGLEKGHRKDLPFAGESGTPVIDSLTDSIISMTLADKVREDARHLTEPKMSALRTMLRNRRIVIIKPGRPDRVGLSSEVVRERRNEVRRVNLEKVKLKPETVSVLPPTVAAHDSSEKSKLKTKQCQQSTDSVKFMPVSNSETSKVFELPKATALPSFTPKPSAGTSVTNRPVAPSPTMAGAFSFAPPASATVVPVAPSTISSKVAPVMFNPPITASGSVAPVFSFGQTSTNFGMPAHSKEDTTNKESLLFGNTTIKHIQAPFEAINNTAIAKPEPDSSKSATLANLPNTTIQAIVKVDESSAEPDSVAKPVLTFGSTFNKPSTFSFGSTISGPLSFGSPQLVAQGTTSITPVLNLTKAKEEDTKKERKVTEELNKDVPSKPSNGSEQVGAAAAFPALTSLLKKVEPSVMETTKTSLSSFGTTITKTTVSNNPNAAITTSSSNIGLFGSIKNSIAPTSIEDSASTISNASSTTTTTAATVVSSTSNTPSVFGSLKLPTITSSAGGFTFGGFGSITKPADLSTKSDPPKSEPVFVSSTGTSSFASIPTTTAAITTLKTSTVATTSPATTSSFSFGSVLSPIAVSASPKESSVSVSNTASMQTTGTDSSANLFGSFNICSPTVAATAKPQSSNIFGSAAFSVPKTETSNIFGENASSVAVNTPFGATPAEVPKSVSNMFGAVSIAATTSSETSGLFGSVATTSTSGLIFGASSTTSSSPFSATAAPTNTLFGSVASTEGLTGATQGSVFGSATNTQSVASPFGATAAPTATTSSGIFGSSAAVSSSSPFGSIVASPAAGGSMFGSSSFSTGNAQSTGNIFGSAAAAGSGFGSSAFGQPSSPQSGQSIFGGSTSTPFGSSSFVGSPGGAFSQPSSGSVAQAGFGSSTPSAFNKPTFGGGATFGNSPAFGGAPTFGGAPTFGSPPAFGSKPAFGTSTVGFGQASLSPSTQSNNLFEQLGSSSSGISFGNLAQQQSQKSPQFGGSSFSSWRS from the exons ATGGCTACTCCAGCACCGGAAGGGATAGATGTCACG GATCTAAAATTTAAACTCCAGAGTAAAGTGCTAATTTTCAAAGGCAATGGCAATGTTAGCGATAATTGCAACTTGCTCGCATCAGCAAGTGTTTACGGTTTGATTTTTGCTGGAACGACAGAAACGCAGCTAAAAG TTCTGCAGCTTAAGGATATCACTGGAGAACGGGTTTTTGATACTCCTGTTCCACTACGAACTGTTCCGTTGCCCAGTGAACCATTCCAGATTTCAATAAGTAGTGATAACGGGTTTTTAGCAATCGATGTAATAAGTAACGGTGTTCCGTTCATTTACATCTATTCAGTCCCCTCTTTTCTCACTGCTTCCGTTGTTAAACTTCATGAAATAAGAACGTCTCCTGAAGTAGGGGTCAGAAGTACTCAAATACTATGGAATCCAGTAATTCATAACATGTTTTCAGTACGTACTGACAACAGCGCACTTTCCGTGTATACACTAAAGGAACCAACAGGAATAGAATTTCATTCACTGGATAAAAATGAAGGAGCTACTTGTGCTTGTTGGAGCCCAAAAGGAAAACAGTTAGTGGTTGGTTTTCTCAATGGAAAGCTGATGCAATTCAAGCCGGATCTAAAAGTTGCTAGAACTATTATTTGTCCAACTGAAGTCTTGGGAGGTGCGTTCGATGTGATCGCGTTACAGTGGTTATCAACTTATCAGTTTGCCGCTGTATTTTTGCCACACGCAGAAGATAGTGTCCCATCATTGTTCATCGTAAATGCGCCTAAACTAGGAAACCCTGTTTTTATCAATTATGACGATATTTGTTACAGTCAAAGTGTACCTCGTAAAGGTCAAGTGTTCTTGCAACACATTATGCAGTGGAATATTTTGCTGATGGCTTCTGCAAACAGTATGGAGGTTGGAATTTTAGGAACAACAGAAACCGGAGAAACACCAACGTGGTATCAATGGACAACAACCGATGAAGCTCGAGCAGAGCTCCCTCTTTCATCAGATAAACAGGAAACATTTCCTGTTGGGTTAGCTTTGGAGACGGGTTGTACGCATGAAGTTACCATCGGAGAACAAACGTTTCCCGTTATGCCAATGATTCACATGTTATCTACATATGGGTTTCTGGTATCATTCAATGTTCTCAATACCACTCCAAATGTTCCGAATATCTGTTCGCCTCCAAAACCTATTGTTGATACATCAGGAAAGTTTGACAAAGTTGACATTAACAAACAATCTATCGTACTTGCTCCGACTGCACCACACTCACAACCTTCTGATATATCATTTGTTCTTCCCGCTGGAGCAACGTCTACACCAGctgtattgaaaacaaaatcattCTTCAGTCCCAGCGAAACAAAGACATCTGCAAATCTTTTTGGAGCTACAGCATCTGCTGTGGCTCCAACAGCAGTTCTACCTTCTTTCGGAAAACAAATTACTTTCGGTGGAGCTCCGGCCGTAGAAGCGAAAAGCAGTGCTATTGGAAGTATTCCTCCATCATTTGGAGTGCCACCGCAAAGTTTCACGATGCCTCAAACCCAATCTTCTCTGCTGAAAACATCCCTCAATCAATTGCAAAAACCTTCAGAAGCTTCAAAACCACTCATAACCGTCCCTCCAATTTACACACCACCTCCTGTAGATAGTGAAAATTCTGGTTCTACTCAATCCGGAGGTATGTCACAGCAAGCTCAACAGAAACCCGCTTACAAAAAGCCAGAAGCTTCGGAcgataacaattttataatacaGTCGATGATAGAAGAAGAAATGCATAAATTTGAAGCAGAGCTTACAAATCTGAAATATCGTTGTAAATCATTGTCCACCTCCGTAGGCTCTAAGGATGATTCAGCTGCTATAGTGAAAAATCTCAAAGAATTGCAGGATCTAAGCGTTCAAGCTACAGAAAGTACTGACTCACTTACTTCGGATGTACAAGCTCTTCGTTTAAGTTTAAATGAGGCGTTTGCGATGGTAGCAGAAGCCAACAGTAAGAATTCCATCTATAAGCACCCTAGTCCAAATCAATTTCAAGAAACACATGCTATGTCCCAGTCGAGTCGGCGACAACTTGCCAGTCTTCAAAACCAGTTAACTACAAACAGCAACCAATTACAGATCGTGAATAAACAAGTCGATGCTCAATGGTCAAGTTTCCAAGAAGCGAGCAAGGTGAATTCGAAACGTCGAATGCATGTTCCTAGTTTAGAGGTACTGTATCAGACGCTTTCTAAGCAACAAGAAATTCTTAACCGACAACGGGAAAAACTAAGCTATATTAAGGGACGACTCGGTATGCGTGAGAGCATTCGGGGACTTGAAAAAGGACACCGAAAAGATTTGCCTTTCGCGGGGGAAAGTGGAACACCTGTTATTGATTCTTTAACTGATTCTATTATTTCTATGACACTCGCCGACAAAGTACGTGAAGACGCTCGACATTTGACCGAGCCTAAAATGAGTGCCCTCAGAACTATGCTCAGAAATAGAAGAATCGTTATCATAAAACCTGGAAGACCGGATCGTGTAGGTCTCAGTTCCGAGGTTGTGAGGGAACGGCGAAACGAAGTACGTCGTGTAAATTTGGAAAAGGTTAAATTGAAACCAGAAACTGTTTCGGTGCTTCCACCGACGGTAGCCGCGCATGATAGCAGTGAAAAGTCCAAACTGAAAACAAAACAATGCCAGCAATCAACTGATTCAGTAAAATTCATGCCTGTATCTAACTCAGAAACGTCCAAGGTTTTTGAATTACCCAAAGCTACGGCACTGCCATCCTTTACACCCAAGCCATCAGCGGGGACATCGGTTACCAATCGCCCGGTTGCGCCTTCGCCCACAATGGCTGGAGCATTCAGTTTTGCACCTCCAGCGTCGGCAACAGTAGTGCCAGTTGCACCATCAACGATATCGAGCAAAGTTGCGCCGGTAATGTTCAATCCTCCGATAACTGCTAGTGGTAGCGTAGCGCCTGTTTTTAGTTTCGGACAAACGTCTACG AACTTCGGTATGCCAGCTCATTCTAAAGAGGATACAACAAATAAAGAATCGTTGCTGTTCGGTAACACAACGATAAAGCATATTCAAGCACCATTCGAAGCAATAAATAATACAGCAATTGCGAAACCGGAGCCAGACTCGTCAAAATCAGCTACGCTTGCTAATTTACCTAACACCACTATTCAAGCAATTGTCAAAGTGGATGAATCATCGGCAGAACCGGATTCTGTTGCCAAACCCGTATTAACTTTTGGATCGACTTTCAATAAGCCGTCAACGTTTTCCTTCGGATCCACTATTAGCGGTCCACTTAGCTTTGGCTCACCTCAATTGGTGGCACAAGGAACGACATCAATCACTCCTGTTTTAAATCTTACTAAAGCAAAAGAGGAAGAcacaaagaaagaaagaaaggttACAGAAGAGTTGAATAAGGACGTTCCATCAAAACCCAGTAACGGATCCGAAcaagtaggagctgcagctgctTTTCCCGCTCTAACAAGCCTCTTAAAAAAAGTTGAACCATCTGTAATGGAAACAACTAAAACTTCTTTAAGTTCGTTTGGTACCACCATTACGAAAACTACAGTTTCCAATAATCCCAACGCCGCGATTACTACATCCTCTAGTAACATTGGGCTTTTTGGAAGCATCAAAAATTCTATAGCTCCAACTTCTATAGAGGATTCAGCTTCTACGATTTCTAATGCATCGAGTacgacaacaacaacagcagcaacagtagTATCATCTACAAGCAATACGCCTAGTGTATTTGGATCTTTAAAACTACCAACAATTACAAGTTCTGCTGGAGGATTTACTTTTGGGGGCTTTGGTTCTATAACGAAACCTGCTGATTTATCCACTAAATCGGATCCTCCGAAATCTGAACCAGTTTTCGTGTCCAGTACAGGCACCTCCAGTTTTGCTTCCATCCCTACTACTACTGCAGCAATCACAACTCTTAAAACATCAACGGTAGCTACAACTAGTCCTGCAACTACTTCAAGTTTTTCGTTTGGATCTGTGTTATCACCTATTGCAGTGTCTGCATCTCCAAAGGAGTCATCTGTTTCTGTATCGAATACAGCTAGTATGCAGACGACTGGCACGGACTCCTCCGCAaatctttttggatcatttAATATTTGCTCGCCTACAGTAGCAGCCACTGCAAAACCGCAATCGTCTAATATTTTTGGTAGTGCAGCTTTCTCCGTCCCTAAAACTGAAACCAGCAATATTTTTGGAGAAAATGCTTCCTCTGTTGCTGTGAACACACCATTCGGTGCCACTCCTGCTGAAGTGCCCAAGTCGGTTAGCAATATGTTTGGTGCAGTTTCTATTGCTGCGACAACTAGCAGCGAGACCAGCGGATTGTTTGGATCGGTTGCAACAACCAGCACCAGCGGATTGATCTTCGGAGCTAGTTCAACAACCTCGAGTTCTCCGTTCAGTGCCACGGCAGCTCCAACGAATACCTTGTTCGGGTCAGTCGCTTCAACTGAAGGACTCACTGGTGCAACTCAAG GTTCCGTTTTTGGTAGTGCAACAAATACGCAGTCAGTGGCAAGCCCCTTCGGAGCAACTGCAGCACCGACAGCTACTACATCTTCCGGAATATTTGGAAGCAGTGCTGCTGTGTCCAGTAGCAGTCCATTTGGTTCAATAGTAGCAAGTCCAGCAGCAGGCGGATCCATGTTTGGATCATCATCGTTCAGTACTGGCAATGCTCAAAGTACGGGGAATATTTTTGGCAGCGCTGCCGCGGCAGGTTCTGGTTTCGGTTCATCTGCTTTTGGACAACCTAGCTCCCCTCAATCGGGTCAATCCATTTTCGGAGGATCTACCTCAACTCCTTTCGGCAGCAGCAG ttttgttggatctCCCGGTGGTGCATTCAGTCAACCTTCTAGTGGAAGTGTAGCTCAGGCTGGTTTTGGCTCTTCGACTCCATCTGCTTTCAATAAACC